Genomic DNA from Phaeobacter porticola:
CCCGCACTTGAGCGCACGTGCGAAGCTGAACAAGGATGTGCGCGGGTCAGTGCCTCCATCAGCCTGCCTCCCTCTGGTCCTGCCCGTCCTGCAAACCGTTTGCTGCTGCAGTCCGCACATTTGGCCTCGAGGCCGCGCGCCAATATCCGTATCCCATGATGCCAGCGCCTGCGAACGCGTTGCCAAGTGTGACATAGGCCAGATTATGTGCTGCTCCCGCCAAAGAGACGGTATCAGGGTGATCAGACAGTAGCGCCAACGAAAATACGGTCATATTGGCGACACTGTGCTCGAAGCCGGCTGCGATGAAGGCATAGAGGCACCAGAAGATGACGATGCATTTGGTCACGTCATCCTTGGCCCTGGCCGAGCACCACAGGGCCAGGCACACCAGCCAGTTGCACAGCACCGCCTTGGCAAGCAGCTGCAGGCCGGTCCCGTGCATCTTCTTTGCGGCCACTTTGTAAAGCAGCGCCTCTTCGCCTGCCCCCAGGATCAGTCCGCCGCCGCCCGCCACAAAGAGCAGTGCCAGCAAAAGCGCCCCAGTCAGGTTGCCTGCCCAGCTCACCGCCCAGCAGCGCAAAAGATCGCCCAGGCTGCTCTGCCCGGTCAGCAGGCCGTGCGTCATGTACATGGTGTGGCCGGTGAACAGCTCGGCCCCCGCAAAAACCACCAGCGTCAGTGCAATGCCGAAGCTTGCGCCCATCACAATGGGCCGGATAGCGCCCTCCACCCCCTGACCCACAGAGAATATCAGCAGGATGCCCGCACCCACAAAAGCGCCCGCTTTTAAGGCGAGGATCAGGAAGGCCAGAGGATCGTCCCGCAGGCTGGCGCTTTTGTTTTGCGCCACCTGGGCAAAACCCAGAACAGTTTCAGCATAAGTCATCTTGTTTCAAACTCCGCATTTGGCGCATCCTGAACTGCTCAGCGGCAGCCAGCGCGGATTTCCGAATAAAACCGGGATGGCCCAAAGGCAGGCCAGAGCCGCGGCGAGATAGAGGAAGGCAAAGCCCAGATCCTGCTGGGCAGAGACCAGGTAGGAGTTGCAGATCCGAACCGGCGCATGGGTGTACAGAAACCCAAGCACTCCCAGCATCGACAGCGCGTTGGCCTTAATAAACCCGCGCAGGATTGGGCCTAGCCAGGGCCAAGACAGCCGCAGGGGTATTCCCAGCAGCAGCGGTAGGGTGATGTATTTAGCGGCCTCCCCACCCGGAGACAGCGCCCAGTCCACATTGCGTGGCAGCATCCAGAACAGAAAAACGGTCAGTGCTGCCAGCAACAGAGGCACGGCCCATCCGCGCGGTGCTTTCAGGTTCCAGGCCGACATAAAGCCCGCCAGCGCAAGCAAAGGCATCTGCACCAGAACATGCTGAACCGGGCTGGCCACCGCCGCATCCCGCAGCGCAACCGCTTCGGCAAAGGCAAGCAGGGCCAGGCAGATCATCCTCATGGCTGCTCCCCGTTCACATGTGCCAGCACAGCCTCCACTGCGTCGGTATCGTAGACAGCGGAGAAGCGGCCATCGCCGGTGATCACATGGATCGCTGCATTATGCTGGTAGCCGCCCCATTCATCCGGGATGACCGTCACATCAAACAGTTCCAACAGATCCGGCAGGTCCTTCTGCCTGGGCCGCGCAACGGTCCACATGGCGCCGTCAGCTTCATGCGCATCGCCGTAGATGGCCATCTGCTCCGGTGTGTCGCGCTCAGGATCGAAACTGACAGATAGCAGCCGGACCTTCAGCCCCCGCGCCTGCAGGCGGTCGCGGATCTCGGCAAAGTCCGCGGCGGCAATCTGGCAGATGTCGCCGCAGACCGTGTATATGAACTCAACCAGCACCACCTCATCCGGCTGCGGCAGCAGCGGCACCGGCCGGCTGGCCATATCCTCCAGCTGCACGTCCGGCACCGCACGGGGGGCGCGCAGCACATCCAGCCGCCGCGCCGCCTCGCTGGTGAAGGCCTGCGCTCCGTCGGTGGCCTGCCACAGGACCCCGCCGCCAATCACGGCGGCGAGAACGGAAGGGAGCGCGCGGGCCAGCATCAGCTCTCGCTCCGGCCCAAGCGCGCAACAAAGCGCAGGACAAAGATCAGCGTGCCCAGCACCACCAGCACGCTGAACAGGGTGCCGATGCGGTCATGGGTGAGCCATTCCTCGTAATGCACGGCCCAGCGGCGCGGGATTGAGGCGGCACCGGAGAACAGGAACACAGTCACGAAACCAGCTGCACCCGCCAGGTAGGTTATAAAGGCTGCGCGGTCCAAACCGCCCATCTGCGAGATGGTCCTGCCGCGCACCAGCCAGGCCATGAAGCCAAAGGCCATCGCAACCTCACCCAGCAGCAGATAAGTGTGGAAGTGGCCCGGCACCCACATGGTGTTGTGCATCACCTTGTTGACGCTGATCATCCCGTCGATTGATGCCGGGATCGACCCCACCGACCAGCCGGCCACCGACAGAACCAGCAGCGAGGAGGCCAGGTCCCAAGTCATCTTGGATCCGCGCACATAGAGGAAGGTGGAAAAGGCCGTCACCGCAATCAGAGGAATGCCGCTGAAGTAGGAAACCAGCTGCCCCACCACCAGCATCCAGGGCGGCATTACCACATCCTGCAGCAGGTGGTGCCAGTAGACCGCCATCACGAAGATCAGCACCGCGTTCCAGGCGATCGCGAACACCCGGTTCGATTTCCAAGGGCGACCGGTGTATTCAGGCAGGATCTCGTAGACTGCGGTCACCGCCATGTAGATCGAGGCGTTGATGAAGACATGGCCGAAGAAATAGATCAGATTCTTGGCCAAAAGCGCATCGACCTCAAACCCCGGCACCAAGAGATGCACCAGGCTGGCCACCAGAACTGCCGCACCCAGGATAATACCGATCGAGTTGAAGATGGTGACGGCTGCCGCTGCAACAATGGTGGGTGGCGGCGGGTTGCTGTCCTCGCGGCCCAGAATAAGGTTCCAGCCAAGTGCCCGAACCAGACTGCCATATCGCGCATGGATCTGGCGCCCCAGCTCAAGATAGTAGAGCAGGAAACCGACACCGATCGACACATAACCCAGCATGAAGGCCGCGGCAGCCCCAGCCTCCCACGCGCCGCCGGACAGGGCGGGAAGCGGGAACAGGAAGGTCCAGGCACCGCCAAATCCGCCGACGAAGATCGCGCCCAGGATCAGCACAACACCCAGCAGAAACAGGCCGAGAAAGGCCCAGAAGATACCGGCGGTCAGTACGACGTAACGACCGCAAAAATACCACATGACGGCCGCGCCCGAGAGCGCTGCAGTGCCGACCATGCCAGCGCCATGCGCAGTCAGGATTTGATAAAACAGCGCCGGATCAAGCTCGATCCACTGGCCCTGGGCTGCGCGCATGATCAGACCAAAGACCATCATCAGCGCAAAGACTGCGCCGGACAAGATCATGGTGAGCTTGACCGCTCCGGCTTGGGGTTCAGCCGCAACAGGCCCGGCGGCGATTGGTTCAGATGCAGTGCTCATTTATTCCTCCACCGCTACAACTTCGAATTCATTGACCATGTCGTGGTGGGCCACCCCGCAGAACTCCATGCACAGGAGCTGGTAGCTGCCCGGTTCGGCGAACGTATAGGTGACCTTGGTTGTGTAACCGGGAATCGCTTGGACCTGGGTCAGCAGCGTCAGCTCACTGTCATAGATACCCATGCCGTGGGTGACGTCCTCGGTCGTGACGTTGAAGTTGACCGGCGTTCCAGCCGGGATCTCCGTGGTGTCGATATCCCACCACCACTGACCGCCGCTGACGTTCACTTCCAGCGCATCGCCGGTACTGGCCAACGCGTGCGGCCAGCTGCGCAGAGAGCCTACGGACACGATTACACCGAGAACCACCATCGCCCAAATCAGGCCGGTGCGTTTGCTGTTGGCATTTGGCCCGGGGGCTTCGCCCTCCGAAGCCTTGGATGCCATGTAGAAGACCGCTGACAGCAATGCCATCAGGATCAGGGAGATCAAAAGAACAACTGGCTGCATGTGCTGCCCCCTTTAATGAGTATCTATAATGCTTATTATTGAAGGGCGTCGATACATGTCAATGAAATACGTATTTTCAATACGTGTTTTTTGTGAGAAGAGTGCTTATGCAGATTTCAAAGTTCTCAGATTACGCACTTCGCATCCTGATCCACCTCTCCACCCATGAGGAGGGGCTAATGTCTACGCGTGAAATTGCGGAGATGCAAAAGCTACCCTTTAACCACCTGGCCAAGATTTCCCAATGGCTTACTCATGAGGGCTACGTGGAATCAGTGCGCGGGCGCAACGGGGGCATGCGGATGGCACTGCCGCCGGAGGCTATATCAATTGGCGGGCTGCTGCGTAAGTCCGAGCGCGGCACACCGCTGGTTGAGTGCATGAAGGAAGGCGGCGGCTGCTGCGTGATGACCCCGGCCTGCGGCCTATTGCCGATCCTGACCGAGGCACAGGAAGTGTTCTTTGCCGCACTAGACAGCAAGACCCTGCAGAATGTTCTGGAGGGAAACCGAGGAATGAAGAACCTGATTCGGGCGCTGGAAGCCGGGCAGGGTGCGGCCTGAAGCCACAAATGCGCAACCATATTGCGCATTTTGACGACAAACTACTTGGCAGCGTCCAAAACCACACCTTCCAGCGGCTGCCCCTCCCAAGCGTCGAACGCCACCGACAGGTGCCATGCCTTGAAGCCGATGTAACCGGCCAGCAGGGCCAGTATCAGCAAATACATAGCCCTGCGGAAGCGGGGGTTCTCCTCAGCTTGGCGCATCTTCACCGTTCCATAGCAGATACAGCGTCAGCATCCGGATCTGTGCATCGCTCAGGCGTCCCTCCCAGGCGGGCATAACGCCCATGCGGCCATAATAGATGCTGCGGTATACATCTTCCCTGCTGTTGCCATAAATCCATTGGCCATCGCCCAGATCCGGCGCGCCGATTTCATATCCGCCGCGCCCGTCGTCCCCATGGCAGGCCGCACAGTTGTCTTCAAAAACTCCACTTCCGGCTTCTGCAGCCGCCGCATCATGTTCCAGCCCGGACAACGACAGCACAAAATCAGTCACCTCGCCGACCTGTTGCTTTTCAAGCATCCCATCCGCCCCAAAGGCCAGCATGAGAGCGTTGCGCGTCTCGTCATGGGCCGCATTGATGCCATAGCGGATCGTGTATTCGATCTCCTCCGGCGATCCCGACCACAGCCAATGGCCGTCCGCCAGGTTCGGAAAGCCAGGCTGCCCCCTCAGATTTTCCGTATGGCAGGCGGCGCAATTGTCTGCATAAAGCTTGGAAATGGCCGCGCCATAACGCTCCTCCAGCGCCGGATCGGCGGCCAGCGCTTCAAAATCCTCCGATGCGAATGGTGCAAAAGCTTGTTCGCGGTCCGCCTCTGCTTTCTTCAGCGAGGCCATGACTTCCGCCCTTGAGGAATACCCAAGCGCCCCTTTGGCGTAATCCCTCACAGCAGGAAAAGACGGATAGAACACCCAAAATGCGGCGGCCACTGCAATACTGCCCCACAGCGACCATCGGGCGGCCCAAGGAACCGGCGTGTCCAGCTCCTTGATCCCGTCCCACTCGTGACCGGTCAAGTCCGTACCCGAGACCGGATCCTTTTCTCTTACCGCCATGGCTGGTCCTCCCGCCCGTCCAGCGGAGACTGCGCCGCATCGTCATACATGCGGCGCCGCGAGGGCCAGTAGACCCAGACCACGGCCGCCAGGAACACACTCAGCAGATAGATCGCGCCCCAGGTTTTGGAGAAGACCAGAACTGCATCATGGGTCATCGGTTCACCTCCTCGGGGTTCAAAGAATCGAAATCAACAAGCGTTCCCAGCATCTGCAGGTAGGCCACCAGCGCATCCATTTCTGTCAGACTTCCGGGCTGGCCGTCGAAATCACGCACCTGGACGCTTGCCCCATAACTCTCCTGCAGCTCGCCTTCGTAATTCTGCTCGAAATCTGCCTGCCAGACCGCGTCCTTTTCGGCATTTTCGATCTGCGCTTCTGTGTAGGGCACCCCTGCGCGGCTCAGCGCCTTCAGCGCCGCGGGCAAATGGCCGGTCGGCAGCCTGTTTTCGGACAGGAAGGCATAGCCGGGCATCACAGATCCGGGGACCAGTTCACGCGGCGCCTCCAGATGCGCCACATGCCAGTCATCGGAATACTTGCCGCCGATCCGGGCCAGATCAGGCCCGGTGCGCTTCGATCCCCATTGGAACGGGTGGTCATACATGCTCTCGGCGGCCAGGCTGTAATGCCCGTAACGCTCCACGTCCGAGCGCAAGGTGCGGATCATCTGGCTGTGGCAGGCATAGCATCCCTCGCGCACATAGATGTCGCGCCCGGCCAGCTCCAATGGCGTATAGGGCCGCATGCCTTCGACTTCCTCCACCGTGTTTTCGATTGTAAACAGCGGTGCAATTTCGACGATGCCGCCGATCGAGGCCACCAGCAGGATCATCATGGCAAATCCCAGCGAGTGGCGTTCAAGTTTCTGATGTGCTGTGCTCATGGGCGTTACTCCGCAGGCCGGGTCAGAGGCCCGGTTTGCCGGGTTTCCATTTTCCGCGGCCCGCTTACGGTCATGTAGATGTTGTAGGCGCCGATACAGGCCCCAATCAGATAGAGCAGCCCGCCGACCGCACGGGCGACATAGTAGGGGTGCATCTCGATCACACTGTCGAGGAAGGAATAGAGGAAAGCGCCATCCGCATCATAGGTCTGCCACATCAGCGATTGTGTAATGCCGCTGTTCCACATCGCACCGACGTAGATCAGCGTGCCTGAGAGGGCGAGCCAGAAGTGCCAGGCCTCCAGTTTCAGCGAATAGACGCCCTCGCGTTTCCAGACCCAAGGCACCATTTTGTACATGGCGCCAAAGGTGATAAAGGCCACCCAGCCAAGCGCTCCCGCATGCACATGGCCCACGGTCCAGTCGGTGTAATGGCTCAGCGAGTTCACCGGGCGGATCGCCATGAAGGAGCCTTCGAAGGTGGCTAGGCCGTAGAACAGGATCGCCACCATCATAAAGCGGACGGCAGGGTCGGTGCGCACCTTGTCCCAGGCGCCGTTGATCGTCAGGATACCGTTGAAGACCGAGGCCCAGCTGGGCACCAGCAGGATGATCGACATGCTCATGCCCAAGTATTGCACCCAATCCGGCAGCGCCGTGTAATGCAGGTGGTGCGACCCTGCCCAGAGGTAGAGAAAGGTGATCCCCCAGAAGCCGACTATTGACATCCGATAGGAATAGACCGGCCGGTTCACCGCCTTGGGCAGGAAATAGTAGAGCATACCCAAGAAGCCTGCGGTCAGCAGGAACCCGACCGCATTATGGCCGTACCACCACTGCGTCATCGCATCCTGGGTGCCGGCAAACAGCGAATAGCTCTTGGGGTAGGCAATCGAGACCGGAACCGAGAGGTTGTTCACGGTGTGCAGCATCGCAATCACCACGATGAAAGCGAGATAGTACCAATTGGCCACATAAATATGCGGCTCAGCCCGTCGCGCCAGGGTGCGCAGATACAGAGTCAGGTAACCGATCCAGACCACCAGCAGCAACAGGTCCGCGTACCATTCCGGTTCAGCGTATTCCTTGGACTGGGTGATGCCCAGCGGGTAGCCGGAGGCTGCCAGCACCAGGAACAGGTTGTATCCCCAGAAAACTAGCCAGGGCAGCGTTTCGCTGGCCAGCCGCGCCCGTGATGTCCGCTGCACAACGTAAAAGGACGTGGCGATCAGCGCGTTGCCGCCGAAGCCGAAGATAACGCTGGAGGTATGCACCGGCCGCAGCCGTCCGAAGTTGGACCAGGACATATCGCCGTTAAGCGACGGGATGGCCAGTTGCCACGCAAGAATGTCACCAACGGCAAAACCGATTATTCCCCAGATCAAAGTGGCAATGACACCGAAGCGGATGACTTTGTCGTTATACTCTAAAGGCACCTCTCCCGGCCCGTCACTGATCCGGTTCAGCATCCACATGATGCCCCAGCCAGCGGCCAGCGCGATCAGCCAGCCGTGCAGCACATAGCCCAGCGGCACGCCCCAGCCCAGTACGGCAAGCCCGCCCAAGAGCACGGCAAATAAAGCGCCGAAAATGACGCCATCCTCTATGCTTAGATTACGTTGCATCGGACACCTCCTGTCGGTGGAACCGGACTTCGAATTCCACTGCGCCAAGCGCCTCGACCGAGTGTATTTCCTGCGGGGCAAAGATGGCGGTTCCACCCGCTTCGACAATCACCTCTGCCTTGTCTTCCCGCCGGAACAGCAGCCGACCGCTTTGCACCGCCAACTGACCCCAGACGCCCGCCTTGGTACTGTGATCCTTACGCAATTTCTCCGGGAGGGTGTCCTGCGTAAACCGCGAGGTGGCGTAATGCACCGCGCCTTTGGGAAGAGCCTCAGCCATTCATGCATCTCCATGGAACAGATCCGCGTAGGCATGCCAGGTGGCATAGCCAAGCAGCGGAAAGACAATTGCAAGCCCCAGCAACCCGGTCAGAATGCCCAGGGCGGTCAGGAAGGTGATGGCAGCGCCCCACCAGACGCAGAGCCGGAAATTATGGGTGGCCGCATTGAAGCTCAACCCCATGGCCGAGAAGCCGTCGATCTCGCGATCCACCAGCATCGGCACTGAAAACGCCGAGACCGCAAAGCCAAGCGCTGCAAACAGCCCGCCCGTCAGCGAACCCGCGATCATCAGCACCCACCCTGCCTGCGTGCTGAGCAGCAATTGCAAGGTTTCGATGAAACCGGCAAAGGGGCGCAGACCGTAGACGATGGCAAACAGCACCGTGGCTGCCCGGATCCAGGTCAGGGCAAAAACCATCAGGATGGCACCCACCAGCGCGATCTGCCCTTTTGAGGCTACCTCGCGCCGCCCACGGGCCACTGCGTAGAGCCCAACCGTTGCAACCGGCCCAATCAGTACTCCGCCCGCCAGCAGCGGCAGCAGCATCCAGCCGGTCCCGCTCGCTGAAAGGAGCCAGATCAAAGCCCAGCCCCCTAGGACCAGTGCCATCCCATAGCCAAGGGAAAACCCTGGGTTCGCACGCAGATCTCGCCAACCGGCAACCAGCCAGCGTTTCACCACCTGTCCCGGATCCTCTTGGATCACCCTTGCTTTGGAATAGACGCCTGCGGTCATTTTTCGCCTCTCCTTTTGGCCGTCCGGGACGGAATGATGGTTTCGATCCTAACACACGAGACAGCGACCCTCCGGCAACTGCCCGTAAATTACTCATGCCAGAACAGGTGGAGCCCCTTCAGGCTTGCGGAAGTTTTCGATTCCATAGGACAATCCGTTGCCGATGCGGTCGGCCAGATTTGCAAATGCCGCGGCCGTTTCCGGTTTCAACTCGCGGTTTGCCGTGTCCCGGAACAGCTCCAGCCACCGAGGAAAGTGCTCCGGCAGTATTTCCGAGTTGGACAGATGGACCTGCATGGGATTTCCTTCATACCCCGGTTCGCGCAGGATCGCCCCCCTCCAGAACGCTAAGATTTTCGCCTCGTGCGCTGGCCAGTCTTCAATGGCCGCACTGAACACTGGGCCAAGCACATTATCCACGCGGATACGTGCATAAAAACAACATACCAGCCTGCTGATCTCTTCCGGGGTAACATCAAACATATGTGGCCGCGCCCGCTGTACTTGCGCCATGAGAATCTCCAAGTTTGACCATGACATCCCTACTTTACCGAGTACTTACTTTACCAAATAGGTATTTTCAAGTCGTATTTTAATTCCCCTCCGGCAACGGCGGCTTGGGCGCAGCCAATTTGGCAGTTTCAACTAGACCGGCGCGCAACAGAGACCGCATATGCAGGACTGCGCAGGGCGAATACATTATCGTGAGGTTCTGCCACACCCTCTGGCAAATGAGAGGGGTCAAACACTTTGGCAACGCTCTCCGCCCGGTCATCCGGCAACTCGATTTGCACCGTTCCAAGGATCAGTTCGCCATGCACCCCATCCCATGGGACGGTTGGATCCGAGATATCATCCGCATCATTCGCCACAACCAGCTTCAGCGTCCATCGGGCAGGCCGATTACTCAACTCCCGCAGCAACCTGTCATAAAGGAAATCATCCGGCAGATCCTTCTTCTCCTCATCCGTCAGGCCGTGGCGACCGCCTTCAGGCTCCAGAAGGATACGGGCCGCAAGCACGCCTTCGCTGGTACCGAAGTGGTAGGCATGGCCTGAATGATACTGTTCTGCAGAATAACACCGGCAAGGCGCCACAGATTTGAGGTAGGCTTGATGCGGAACGGTGTTCGGGTTTGCGTCATTAAACGCCTTTACCTTTGCAGGGTCCGGTGCGCCAGTTGCTGGGTCAGCAACCCGCGCCGCCAAAAATGCCTTAAATTGCTCTGCCGAATTGGCGAAGAACACCGGATTTGAGATCAATGCCATAGCCCATTTTTCGGCGTTCTGCCCGATCTCCAACCCAATCCCCCGGACGGTTGGGCTTTTATCGCTAATCGCTGGCTTACCGCCCCCAACCGAGAAGCGCGCAACTACCTGCTGTTCGGATTGCAATAGCGGTATCTGCGCTTCACCACCACCGGATGCGGGAATGAAGCGGCCCCTGACGGAAAACCCCTTGGCATGAGACGCGCGGTATCCGGCATGGTGACCAAAAGTACCATTCAACGCATCAATCAGCTCTTCTGCCCCAGACATGTCCTTCAACTCCTCATTTCTGACTGCGCAAAGAAACTGCTGCAGTGCAAATTATATCGTGCACGACATAGTGCAGTTCGACACTACTCTTGACATCCGCAAACTGTCAACTAGAAATATCGCGCACGATTTAATGGGAGCATGAGGACCAGGATGTCAAAACTGCCCGAAAATGCCGATGAGATGTTCTGCTTTGCGGTGTACAATGCTTCCCACGCAATCAATCAGATCTATGGCCCACTATTGAGGCCTCTGGGCCTAACCTATCCACAGTACATTACCCTGATGTTGCTGTGGGAGCGCGATGCGCAAGGCGTGAGCGAGCTAGCGGCACAGCTCTCCTTGAAAACCAGCACCCTCACACCGCTGCTCAAGCGGCTGGAAAGTTCTGGCCTGGTGCAACGGATCCGGGGCACCAAGGACGAACGTCAAGTGTTTGTGCATCTTACCGACAAGGGCCGGGACCTGCACGCAGCCTCACGCAAAATAACATCATGCCTTGTGGAAGCGACGGAGATGGAACCGGAGGCATTGGATCAGATTACCACCAACCTGACCCGCCTTACCAAAAATCTGACGCATGGGAGCTGATGGTAGCGCACCTTGCCTATATACCTGTAGTGGCTTGCACTTATCCGGGCGCCGAATAAATCCAACTTACAACAGCTACCAGACGCGGGAGTCGCATGGCAGCAACAAGTCAGTTGAAGGGCAGCACTGAATTTACCGTTCGGGGGCAGCCCGCTTGCGCGGCGCTGCCCCTTGCAAGGTTTTGTTGGTAACAATCATTCCTTTTCGGAGAGGCGCTGTCCAACGCCGAGTGCATAGATCATTGAACGAACCTGCAACATTGGATCTTCCGAGGGGGCAAACCCGTCGCTCAGCACCATTGGGTCAAAGTTGAGCTCATCACACTGACCGTCACTTTCAGCCATTGCGGCTTTTGCGGTAAAGCGAGCCGCGACGATCTCGGTATGGTCCCCGGTCCATTGAACGGACGGATCCGCGACAACGTCATCTGGATTGGCCAATGTCACAACCATGTCCCAGGAAACGCCACCGTCAGCGATATTTTTCTGCATGTTTTCCAAGAAGAAATCAGGGTGGGTCTCTGTGACAATACCCTCTTCTCCGGAAGGTCGGAATGAGAAACGCATCGCCGTTTGCGTGCCAGCCTCATTCACCAGATAGAAGGAATTCACGCTGTTGAAAGTCGTGCCTTCGTAGGGGCGTAGGGTTTCGGCCTGTCAATGAGCGTTCAAAGTTGACCCGGTTTCAGCATTTAAAATTGACCCACCCCATGTGGCGCAAAGCCCCCAGGCGGGCCGCCCTCATATAGCGAGTCCGTCTGGGGGCTTTGCTTTCGGGACGGTTACTTTTCTCTGCGGCTTTTGCTCTGAGCAAAGCGATAGGACGTGTTGCCGGTTTCGATGATTGCGCAATGGTGGGTGACGCGATCCAGCAGCGCGGTGGTCA
This window encodes:
- a CDS encoding cytochrome C oxidase subunit I gives rise to the protein MQPVVLLISLILMALLSAVFYMASKASEGEAPGPNANSKRTGLIWAMVVLGVIVSVGSLRSWPHALASTGDALEVNVSGGQWWWDIDTTEIPAGTPVNFNVTTEDVTHGMGIYDSELTLLTQVQAIPGYTTKVTYTFAEPGSYQLLCMEFCGVAHHDMVNEFEVVAVEE
- the ccoO gene encoding cytochrome-c oxidase, cbb3-type subunit II translates to MSTAHQKLERHSLGFAMMILLVASIGGIVEIAPLFTIENTVEEVEGMRPYTPLELAGRDIYVREGCYACHSQMIRTLRSDVERYGHYSLAAESMYDHPFQWGSKRTGPDLARIGGKYSDDWHVAHLEAPRELVPGSVMPGYAFLSENRLPTGHLPAALKALSRAGVPYTEAQIENAEKDAVWQADFEQNYEGELQESYGASVQVRDFDGQPGSLTEMDALVAYLQMLGTLVDFDSLNPEEVNR
- a CDS encoding formate/nitrite transporter family protein, which produces MTYAETVLGFAQVAQNKSASLRDDPLAFLILALKAGAFVGAGILLIFSVGQGVEGAIRPIVMGASFGIALTLVVFAGAELFTGHTMYMTHGLLTGQSSLGDLLRCWAVSWAGNLTGALLLALLFVAGGGGLILGAGEEALLYKVAAKKMHGTGLQLLAKAVLCNWLVCLALWCSARAKDDVTKCIVIFWCLYAFIAAGFEHSVANMTVFSLALLSDHPDTVSLAGAAHNLAYVTLGNAFAGAGIMGYGYWRAASRPNVRTAAANGLQDGQDQREAG
- a CDS encoding cbb3-type cytochrome c oxidase subunit I; this encodes MSTASEPIAAGPVAAEPQAGAVKLTMILSGAVFALMMVFGLIMRAAQGQWIELDPALFYQILTAHGAGMVGTAALSGAAVMWYFCGRYVVLTAGIFWAFLGLFLLGVVLILGAIFVGGFGGAWTFLFPLPALSGGAWEAGAAAAFMLGYVSIGVGFLLYYLELGRQIHARYGSLVRALGWNLILGREDSNPPPPTIVAAAAVTIFNSIGIILGAAVLVASLVHLLVPGFEVDALLAKNLIYFFGHVFINASIYMAVTAVYEILPEYTGRPWKSNRVFAIAWNAVLIFVMAVYWHHLLQDVVMPPWMLVVGQLVSYFSGIPLIAVTAFSTFLYVRGSKMTWDLASSLLVLSVAGWSVGSIPASIDGMISVNKVMHNTMWVPGHFHTYLLLGEVAMAFGFMAWLVRGRTISQMGGLDRAAFITYLAGAAGFVTVFLFSGAASIPRRWAVHYEEWLTHDRIGTLFSVLVVLGTLIFVLRFVARLGRSES
- the ccoP gene encoding cytochrome-c oxidase, cbb3-type subunit III, coding for MAVREKDPVSGTDLTGHEWDGIKELDTPVPWAARWSLWGSIAVAAAFWVFYPSFPAVRDYAKGALGYSSRAEVMASLKKAEADREQAFAPFASEDFEALAADPALEERYGAAISKLYADNCAACHTENLRGQPGFPNLADGHWLWSGSPEEIEYTIRYGINAAHDETRNALMLAFGADGMLEKQQVGEVTDFVLSLSGLEHDAAAAEAGSGVFEDNCAACHGDDGRGGYEIGAPDLGDGQWIYGNSREDVYRSIYYGRMGVMPAWEGRLSDAQIRMLTLYLLWNGEDAPS
- a CDS encoding group III truncated hemoglobin, with amino-acid sequence MAQVQRARPHMFDVTPEEISRLVCCFYARIRVDNVLGPVFSAAIEDWPAHEAKILAFWRGAILREPGYEGNPMQVHLSNSEILPEHFPRWLELFRDTANRELKPETAAAFANLADRIGNGLSYGIENFRKPEGAPPVLA
- a CDS encoding cbb3-type cytochrome c oxidase subunit 3 codes for the protein MTHDAVLVFSKTWGAIYLLSVFLAAVVWVYWPSRRRMYDDAAQSPLDGREDQPWR
- a CDS encoding RrF2 family transcriptional regulator, which produces MQISKFSDYALRILIHLSTHEEGLMSTREIAEMQKLPFNHLAKISQWLTHEGYVESVRGRNGGMRMALPPEAISIGGLLRKSERGTPLVECMKEGGGCCVMTPACGLLPILTEAQEVFFAALDSKTLQNVLEGNRGMKNLIRALEAGQGAA
- a CDS encoding DUF1971 domain-containing protein, which codes for MAEALPKGAVHYATSRFTQDTLPEKLRKDHSTKAGVWGQLAVQSGRLLFRREDKAEVIVEAGGTAIFAPQEIHSVEALGAVEFEVRFHRQEVSDAT
- a CDS encoding SCO family protein; its protein translation is MLARALPSVLAAVIGGGVLWQATDGAQAFTSEAARRLDVLRAPRAVPDVQLEDMASRPVPLLPQPDEVVLVEFIYTVCGDICQIAAADFAEIRDRLQARGLKVRLLSVSFDPERDTPEQMAIYGDAHEADGAMWTVARPRQKDLPDLLELFDVTVIPDEWGGYQHNAAIHVITGDGRFSAVYDTDAVEAVLAHVNGEQP
- the ccoN gene encoding cytochrome-c oxidase, cbb3-type subunit I, with translation MQRNLSIEDGVIFGALFAVLLGGLAVLGWGVPLGYVLHGWLIALAAGWGIMWMLNRISDGPGEVPLEYNDKVIRFGVIATLIWGIIGFAVGDILAWQLAIPSLNGDMSWSNFGRLRPVHTSSVIFGFGGNALIATSFYVVQRTSRARLASETLPWLVFWGYNLFLVLAASGYPLGITQSKEYAEPEWYADLLLLVVWIGYLTLYLRTLARRAEPHIYVANWYYLAFIVVIAMLHTVNNLSVPVSIAYPKSYSLFAGTQDAMTQWWYGHNAVGFLLTAGFLGMLYYFLPKAVNRPVYSYRMSIVGFWGITFLYLWAGSHHLHYTALPDWVQYLGMSMSIILLVPSWASVFNGILTINGAWDKVRTDPAVRFMMVAILFYGLATFEGSFMAIRPVNSLSHYTDWTVGHVHAGALGWVAFITFGAMYKMVPWVWKREGVYSLKLEAWHFWLALSGTLIYVGAMWNSGITQSLMWQTYDADGAFLYSFLDSVIEMHPYYVARAVGGLLYLIGACIGAYNIYMTVSGPRKMETRQTGPLTRPAE
- a CDS encoding DUF2189 domain-containing protein produces the protein MTAGVYSKARVIQEDPGQVVKRWLVAGWRDLRANPGFSLGYGMALVLGGWALIWLLSASGTGWMLLPLLAGGVLIGPVATVGLYAVARGRREVASKGQIALVGAILMVFALTWIRAATVLFAIVYGLRPFAGFIETLQLLLSTQAGWVLMIAGSLTGGLFAALGFAVSAFSVPMLVDREIDGFSAMGLSFNAATHNFRLCVWWGAAITFLTALGILTGLLGLAIVFPLLGYATWHAYADLFHGDA